One part of the Mesorhizobium sp. M4B.F.Ca.ET.058.02.1.1 genome encodes these proteins:
- a CDS encoding KTSC domain-containing protein: MPSTSIRKTDYDTQRRILRVWFVGSGKCYEFEDVPPETFAGFRAAFAKGRYFNSYIRNRFRYRLVAAAGAPAAMPPIPAADPSSGNVRLSRQLSFQRENNVVSRPTSIRRRK, from the coding sequence ATGCCGTCGACCTCGATCCGAAAGACGGACTACGATACCCAGAGGCGGATCCTGCGCGTGTGGTTCGTGGGCAGCGGCAAATGCTACGAGTTCGAGGACGTGCCGCCGGAGACTTTTGCCGGTTTCCGGGCCGCCTTCGCAAAGGGCCGATATTTCAACAGCTACATCCGCAACCGTTTCCGCTATCGCTTGGTGGCCGCCGCTGGCGCGCCGGCGGCCATGCCGCCAATTCCGGCCGCAGATCCTTCTTCAGGGAACGTTCGCCTCTCACGGCAGTTGAGCTTCCAGCGCGAAAACAATGTCGTCTCGCGCCCGACTTCAATCCGTAGGAGGAAATGA
- a CDS encoding DUF1236 domain-containing protein — MRMHFSAAAAGLLLLAGIGAAAADTVVIAPEQETVIREYVKKQPLASVKLPGVELNVGTALPDTVELYEVPDVKYRYTVIDNRTVVVDPDTRTVIKIIE; from the coding sequence ATGAGAATGCACTTTTCCGCAGCCGCCGCAGGGCTGTTGCTGCTCGCCGGTATCGGTGCGGCCGCCGCCGACACCGTGGTTATTGCGCCGGAACAGGAAACGGTCATCCGGGAATATGTGAAGAAGCAGCCCCTGGCTTCGGTCAAGCTTCCCGGCGTGGAGCTCAACGTCGGCACGGCCCTGCCCGATACGGTCGAGCTTTATGAAGTGCCCGATGTGAAATACCGCTACACCGTGATCGACAACCGGACAGTCGTCGTCGATCCCGACACGCGCACGGTGATCAAGATTATCGAATAA